From one Colletotrichum destructivum chromosome 3, complete sequence genomic stretch:
- a CDS encoding Putative aliphatic aldoxime/phenylacetaldoxime dehydratase, which yields MLRSRFPTAHHFTVSLFGCQYHADSPSPEKLALINKFDGLIKAAAIHVEELEQNDLPSKIWMSYWKTPQLFKAWWESPETSAFWSSLPEDAGFWRETVSLPATRSMYETNKPIPSGFGHCGEPIPLTEKTGYWGAYRSRLTPESPEDKFESPLPAVPEPRPLSDKVRSGRVRVSKFPDNISFVVEGQDYSAMNDNERSHWNENFDGLTKQWVTNVVTAGPTKGMLSARACHAFAGEKQPGATTNGATNGASTNGTSNGAVTNGHGIFPGLDYIRQAQLLFWLDLSKMEHIGRTDKVHVKLRRDFFAAYGPGGVMEGGDLLLWVDVAVLKGEEMDAEYVGCYDGTGFLAYDNHPAFTTESVKTAKLPAFFDAPIKSNPIEW from the coding sequence ATGCTTCGCTCCCGTTTCCCTACCGCCCATCACTTCACTGTGTCCCTTTTCGGGTGCCAGTACCACGCCGACTCGCCGTCTCCGGAGAAGCTTGCCCTTATCAACAAGTTTGACGGCctcatcaaggccgccgcgaTTCATGTCGAAGAGCTCGAGCAGAATGATCTGCCGTCCAAGATCTGGATGAGCTACTGGAAGACGCCCCAGCTCTTCAAGGCATGGTGGGAAAGCCCGGAAACTTCCGCCTTCTGGAGCTCCCTTCCCGAGGACGCCGGGTTCTGGAGAGAGACGGTGAGCCTGCCGGCCACCAGATCGATGTACGAAACCAACAAGCCGATACCTTCCGGCTTTGGCCACTGCGGAGAGCCCATCCCCCTTACCGAGAAGACGGGATACTGGGGTGCCTACCGTTCCCGCCTGACCCCTGAGTCTCCCGAGGACAAGTTTGAGTCCCCTCTGCCGGCGGTGCCAGAGCCGCGGCCGTTGTCCGACAAGGTCAGGTCCGGCAGGGTCAGGGTGTCCAAGTTCCCCGACAACATctccttcgtcgtcgagggccaggacTACAGCGCCATGAACGACAACGAGCGCAGCCACTGGAACGAGAACTTTGACGGCCTCACGAAGCAATGGGTCACCAACGTCGTCACCGCCGGCCCGACAAAGGGAATGCTCTCCGCCAGGGCCTGCCACGCCTTTGCCGGCGAGAAGCAGCCGGGGGCGACGACAAACGGCGCGACGAACGGTGCCTCGACCAATGGCACCAGCAACGGAGCGGTCACCAACGGGCACGGAATCTTCCCTGGCCTGGACTACATCCGCCAGGCCCAACTCCTTTTCTGGCTCGACCTCTCCAAGATGGAGCACATTGGCCGCACGGACAAGGTCCATGTCAAGCTCAGGCGGGACTTCTTCGCGGCGTACGGGCCCGGTGGGGTGATGGAGGGaggcgacctcctcctctggGTGGACGTGGCAGTGctgaagggggaggagatggaTGCGGAGTACGTGGGATGTTACGATGGAACGGGGTTCCTCGCATACGACAACCATCCCGCGTTTACGACGGAAAGTGTGAAGACGGCCAAGCTGCCAGCGTTCTTTGACGCGCCGATCAAGTCAAACCCGATCGAATGGTAG
- a CDS encoding Putative short-chain dehydrogenase/reductase SDR, NAD(P)-binding domain superfamily: MSTFCSKSVVFEPESDIPDLTGKVIVITGANAGLGKQCVLEFSRHNPAQIWLAARNLDKATAAADEIRQRVPDAPIRLLELDLSSFESVKKAAQQLLSQADRLDILMLNAGIMATPPGLTKEGYEVQFGTNHMGHALFAKLLLPLLDRTAKSNPDSDVRVVSLSSHGHTYAATGGLKYDTLKTDADALGSYGRYTQSKLANVLWARHMAKEYPQFTVASVHPGVVSTNLAAGTTGSPKVLQYLMGFANRWLVTSVEKGAKNQLWVSVSKDVETGQYYEPVGVGGQASKEGQDDVLAKGLWDWTEKELQSHGA; this comes from the coding sequence ATGTCAACCTTCTGCAGCAAGTCGGTGGTCTTTGAACCAGAAAGCGACATCCCCGATCTCACAGGAAaagtcatcgtcatcaccggAGCCAACGCCGGCCTCGGTAAGCAATGCGTCCTGGAGTTCTCCCGACACAACCCGGCCCAGATCTGGCTTGCCGCACGCAACCTCGACAAAGCCACGGCTGCCGCAGACGAGATCCGGCAACGCGTCCCCGACGCGCCGATCCggctcctcgagctggaccTCAGCTCCTTCGAGTCGGTCAAAAAGGCTGCGCAACAGCTGCTGTCCCAGGCGGATCGCCTTGACATCCTGATGctcaacgccggcatcatgGCCACGCCGCCCGGGTTGACCAAGGAGGGCTACGAGGTCCAGTTCGGAACCAACCACATGGGCCATGCACTCTTCGCCAAGTTGTTGCTTCCACTCCTGGACAGGACTGCCAAGAGCAATCCCGACTCGGACGTCCGGGTCGTCTCGCTCTCGTCTCATGGCCACACCTACGCCGCCACGGGGGGGCTCAAGTACGACACACTGAAGACGGACGCAGATGCTCTGGGATCGTACGGCCGGTACACCCAGAGCAAGTTGGCCAACGTCCTCTGGGCGCGGCACATGGCCAAAGAATACCCGCAGTTCACCGTCGCTTCCGTTCACCCGGGCGTCGTCAGCACCAATTTGGCCGCGGGAACGACCGGCTCCCCCAAAGTCCTGCAGTATCTGATGGGCTTCGCCAACAGGTGGCTCGTCACTTCTGTTGAGAAGGGTGCCAAAAACCAGCTCTGGGTGTCCGTGTCGAAGGACGTCGAGACCGGACAGTATTATGAGCCTGTCGGAGTGGGCGGCCAGGCGAGCAAAGAAGGACAAGACGATGTGTTGGCCAAGGGACTTTGGGACTGGACAGAGAAGGAGTTGCAGTCGCATGGTGCTTGA
- a CDS encoding Putative protein kinase — MPRRSHSPPRRLPEAEPEELYGPEVRLEEEAFAWYNPDKWYPVEIGQVFESRYQVLLKLGFGSASTVWLCRDLNLHSYVTLKVYETGHRQALNEERVLDHLWRVSSDHPGRNLLRSIKASFEVSGPVGPHVCLVFETLGLSLADIRELAGGKVPENLLKGLIYALLLGLDHMHSEAHVVHTDIQDGNIMLAITDTSILDDLVEAEWALPSARKIVGERITYASTGLEIPDDPGDPIICDFGDARFGDGPFEGQVMPDLYRAPEIIIGIPWDEKIDIWALGLMIWDLFEGKLLFNTRHRDRTASRAAHFARMVSLLGPPPDDLMDRGSSWKELFDKEGKLMIDGEIPESSLEEEEGNLEGSEKAEFLIFLRKMLQWRPEDRLSARELMEDLWLNRQQSDE, encoded by the exons atgccaagaagaagccacTCGCCTCCGAGGCGGCTGCCGGAAGCTGAGCCCGAGGAGCTCTACGGGCCCGAAGTACGgctcgaagaggaggccTTCGCCTGGTACAACCCGGACAAGTGGTATCCCGTCGAAATCGGACAGGTGTTTGAGTCACGATACCAGGTGCTCTTGAAGTTGGGCTTCGGTTCGGCTTCTACCGTGTGGTTGTGTCGCGACCTGAA CTTGCATTCCTATGTCACTTTGAAGGTATACGAAACGGGTCATCGGCAGGCCCTGAACGAGGAAAGGGTGCTTGACCATCTGTGGCGTGTTTCCTCAGACCACCCGGGTCGGAACCTTCTTCGTTCGATCAAGGCCAGCTTCGAAGTTTCGGGCCCGGTAGGTCCACATGTGTGTCTTGTTTTCGAAACACTCGGCCTGTCGTTGGCAGATATCCGGGAGCTTGCTGGTGGGAAAGTCCCAGAAAACCTCCTGAAAGGTCTGATATATGCTCTGCTGTTGGGTCTGGATCACATGCACTCCGAGGCGCACGTAGTTCACACAG ACATCCAGGATGGAAACATCATGCTTGCGATCACGGACACGTcgatcctcgacgaccttgtGGAAGCCGAGTGGGCCTTGCCTAGTGCGAGGAAGATTGTGGGCGAACGGATCACCTACGCATCCACCGGGCTAGAGATCCCCGACGACCCTGGTGATCCAATCATTTGCGACTTCGGTGATGCTCGGTTCGGCGACGGGCCGTTTGAGGGTCAGGTGATGCCCGATCTGTACCGTGCCCCTGAGATCATCATTGGAATTCCTTGGGACGAGAAGATAGATATTTGGGCCCTGGGACTCATG ATTTGGGATTTGTTCGAAGGGAAGCTACTGTTCAACACCAGGCACCGAGACCGCACGGCATCACGAGCAGCGCACTTTGCCAGGATGGTATCTCTGTTGGGTCCGCCACCCGATGACCTGATGGATAGAGGCTCGTCGTGGAAAGAGTTATTCGACAAAGAAG GGAAACTAATGATCGATGGCGAGATACCGGAATCGTcgctcgaggaagaggagggtaATCTGGAGGGGTCTGAAAAGGCCGAGTTCCTCATCTTTTTGAGAAAGATGCTTCAATGGAGGCCGGAGGATAGACTGTCGGCGCGAGAACTGATGGAGGATCTTTGGCTGAATCGCCAACAATCTGATGAGTAG
- a CDS encoding Putative short-chain dehydrogenase/reductase SDR, NAD(P)-binding domain superfamily, translating into MSRYASAHVDPQGPGDARPTALQIVEDEGLIGKLAGKVVLVTGANAGIGAETARAIHATGATLFLTARDSAKAQQAVDGVRNGPGPKSGAPNHAIELRLDSLASVRSAAKAFLSKSDKLNLLILNAGVMATPEGRTEDGFETQFGTNHLGHFLLFQLLKPALLAATSPDSEFQSRVISLSSLAHQLGKVRLDDFNFEKEAYQPWTAYGQSKTANLYFASELERRYGSKGLHALSVHPGVIATGLFQYLPQEQLEMFTKDESMQKRMKNIPQGAATTVYAALSKEWEGRGGKYLADLVEEGPAPESEHGRSGYAPWAYDEDAAKELWEKSNKLVGFEED; encoded by the coding sequence ATGTCTAGATACGCCAGCGCCCACGTCGACCCTCAGGGCCCGGGAGATGCGCGTCCCACCGCTCTCCAAatcgtcgaggacgaaggcCTGATCGGCAAGCTCGCCGGGAAAGTCGTCCTCGTGACGGGCGCCAACgcgggcatcggcgccgagacggcgCGTGCCATCCACGCCACGGGCGCCACGCTCTTCCTCACGGCCCGAGACTCGGccaaggcccagcaggccgtcgacggcgtcagaAACGGACCTGGTCCCAAGTCCGGCGCGCCGAACCACGCCATCGAGCTCCGCCTGGACTCCCTGGCCTCGGTCCGCTCGGCCGCCAAGGCCTTCCTGTCCAAGAGCGACAAGCTGAACCTGCTCATCCTCAACGCTGGCGTCATGGCCACGCCCGAGGGCAGAACGGAGGATGGCTTCGAGACGCAGTTTGGGACCAACCACTTGGGGCATTTCCTGCTCTTCCAGCTGCTGAAGCCTGCGCTGCTTGCGGCCACATCCCCCGATTCCGAGTTCCAGTCTCGCGTCATTTCGCTCTCGTCTCTGGCCCACCAACTCGGCAAAGTACGTCTTGATGACTTCAAtttcgagaaggaggcctaCCAGCCCTGGACTGCATACGGACAGTCCAAGACAGCCAACCTCTACTTTGCGAGCGAGCTCGAGAGACGCTACGGGTCCAAGGGACTGCATGCCCTCTCTGTGCATCCGGGCGTCATCGCCACCGGCCTTTTCCAGTATCTCCCGCAGGAGCAGTTGGAGATGTTCACAAAGGACGAATCGATGCAGAAGAGAATGAAGAATATTCCACAGGGCGCGGCGACCACGGTCTACGCTGCGTTGAGCAAGGAATGGGAGGGCAGGGGCGGCAAATATCTCGCCGACCTTGTGGAGGAGGGCCCGGCTCCCGAGTCGGAGCACGGCCGCTCTGGGTACGCGCCTTGGGCTTATGACGAGGACGCAGCGAAGGAGCTTTGGGAAAAGTCGAACAAGCTTGTGGGCTTTGAAGAGGACTGA
- a CDS encoding Putative alternaria alternata allergen 1 — protein MQLLPALLLFSTAFASPIARRQENEPTCGQKSATMTGWTLTGFDYHASYIFSTPAHQNSWGYVSFNVSNPALNYTVTCGAASNRLNDFFYGEQVYTCSPPDGESAATSFTWSYPDRALALNQSWTCNDDPEYPARYTAKGDAVADLKCEETSWQNNNWTIGEIYSQRNIKCDIITLPTPIKEIYGVA, from the exons ATGCAGCTTCttcccgccctcctcctcttcagcaCGGCCTTCGCCTCGCCCATTGCCCGGCGCCAGGAGAACGAGCCCACCTGCGGCCAGAAGTCGGCAACGATGACCGGATGGACGCTCACGGGCTTCGACTACCACGCCAGCTACATCTTCAGCACCCCCGCGCACCAGAACTCGTGGGGCTACGTCAGCTTCAACGTATCCAACCCGGCCCTCAACTACACCGTCACCTGCGGTGCCGCCAGCAACCGCCTCAATGACTTCTTTTACGGCGAGCAGGTCTATACCTGCAGCCCGCCCGACGGCGAGAGCGCTGCGACCTCCTTCACCTGGAGCTACCCGGACCGCGCCCTCGCGTTGAACCAGTCGTGGACCTGTAACGACGACCCCGAGTACCC GGCCCGCTACACGGCAAagggcgacgccgtcgccgatcTCAAGTGCGAGGAGACGTCCTGGCAGAACAACAACTGGACCATCGGCGAGATCTACTCCCAGCGCAACATCAAGTGCGACATCATCACGCTGCCGACGCCCATCAAGGAGATCTATGGCGTTGCCTAA
- a CDS encoding Putative XAP5 protein, whose translation MSDQTNSRFTPSNKTVTERISDSTVGLVALSDFRKRRAEVLDQQDREREAALSGASTPDRSVSATPDPASDSASIPSKPKKKKKKIGGSKLSFGDDEEPEEDSVPIKKSGKAEDGDGDKPVPKAKVVANSSVAFVPKVMSKAALRREAAEREALRREFLAIQEAVKATEIAIPFVFYDGSNIPGGTVRVKKGDYIWVFLDKSRKVGAELGVGEKANARREWARVGVDDLMLVRGSIIIPHHYEFYFFVLNQSAGPGGQKLFNYSAEAPPRKDLPEPEEAPAAPNGGLTTAAALKAAAVKALPDINTLEGATDDPTLTKVVDRRWYERNKHIYPASMWQEFDPEKDYNSEVRKDAGGNTFFFSR comes from the exons ATGTCCGACCAGACCAATTCCCGGTTCACGCCGTCGAACAAAACAGTGACGGAGCGAATCTCGGACAGCACCGTTGGCCTCGTCGCACTCTCCGATTTCCGCAAGCGACGCGCCGAAGTCCTCGACCAGCAGGACCGCGAACGAGAAGCCGCCTTGTCTGGCGCATCCACCCCCGACCGATCCGTATCCGCGACGCCAGATCCAGCGAGCGACTCTGCCAGCATTCCAAGcaagccgaagaagaagaaaaagaaaatcggcggcagcaagctGTCCTtcggcgacgatgaagagccAGAGGAAGACTCGGTGCCGATAAAAAAGAgcggcaaggccgaggacggcgacggcgacaagcCAGTGCCAAAGGCCAAAGTCGTCGCCAATTCGTCCGTGGCATTTGTGCCAAAGGTCATGTCCAAGGCTGCGTTGCGCCGCGAAGCTGCCGAGCGTGAAGCCCTGCGCCGCGAGTTCCTGGCCATCCAAGAGGCAGTCAAGGCCACCGAGATCGCGATCCCCTTCGTCTTCTACGACGGTTCCAACATACCGGGCGGCACGGTGCGCGTTAAGAAGGGCGACTACATCTGGGTCTTCCTGGACAAGAGCCGCAAGGTCGGTGCGGAGCTAGGCGTGGGAGAAAAGGCAAACGCTCGCAGGGAATGGGCACGAGTAGGGGTCGACGATTTGATGCTTGTCAGGGGGTCCATCATCATTCCTCAT CACTATGAGTTTTACTTCTTTGTCCTCAACCAGAGCGCGGGCCCGGGTGGCCAAAAGCTGTTCAACTACAGCGCCGAAGCTCCGCCCAGGAAAGACCtccccgagcccgaggaagCACCCGCGGCGCCGAACGGCGGGCTTACCACCGCGGCGGCGCTCAAGGCTGCAGCAGTGAAGGCGCTACCTGACATCAACACCCTCGAGGGTGCGACCGACGACCCTACGCTGACGAAGGTGGTGGATCGCCGCTGGTATGAGCGCAACAAGCATATTTATCCGGCGAGCATGTGGCAGGAGTTCGACCCCGAGAAGGATTACAACTCGGAAGTTCGGAAGGATGCCGGCGGTAACACGTTCTTCTTTTCGAGATGA